From Hydra vulgaris chromosome 15, alternate assembly HydraT2T_AEP, one genomic window encodes:
- the LOC136091277 gene encoding caspase-3-like isoform X2, producing the protein MGNLNNIKKRCNDTLNDTESLDVIDANPNKLKTTSTQSKERVSNTQEISEVLSRHKTYDFKKNYDDKIIFSHTQYFPNEPRIDLSKVDFKFNSDNFYNTNTFPRGTLTIINVKNFMKSSEMYKYPRDGTDVDADNLCDLFLKLGFKIDRFDNPKLTDVLEGLEKAANENYSSMSCCVVAVLTHGKEGELYSIDEALSIRKLTNIFCTEALANKPKFFLIQACRGGENMESLKKVNRRGFKKRQKKTNKANILEVPDEIDFLYAYSTVLGYNSWRNLKEGSYFIQDVVNAFKKNTHKMDVVRLLTRVNEELSEHSFEKDNKKQIGSISSHLRKDLFLPPINGPI; encoded by the coding sequence ATGGGTAATctgaataacattaaaaagagaTGCAATGACACTTTGAATGACACTGAGTCTTTAGATGTTATTGATGCAAATCCAAACAAGCTTAAAACGACATCGACTCAAAGTAAAGAACGTGTTTCAAATACCCAAGAAATATCGGAAGTCTTAAGTAGACATAAAACGtacgattttaaaaagaattacgatgataaaataatattttcgcACACACAATATTTTCCCAATGAGCCAAGAATCGATTTATCGAAGGTTGATTTCAAGTTTAACTctgataacttttataatacCAACACTTTTCCAAGAGGaactttaacaataataaatgtaaaaaattttatgaaatcttCTGAAATGTATAAATACCCTAGAGATGGTACAGATGTTGATGCAGATAATTTATGTGATCTTTTCCtaaaattaggttttaaaataGATAGATTTGATAATCCCAAATTAACTGATGTATTAGAAGGACTGGAGAAGGCAGCAAATGAAAATTATTCATCAATGAGTTGTTGTGTGGTGGCAGTACTAACACATGGAAAGGAGGGGGAACTCTATTCCATAGACGAAGCTTTAAGTATAAGGAaactaacaaatattttttgcactGAAGCGTTAGCtaataaaccaaaattttttttaattcaagctTGTCGAGGAGGAGAAAATATGGAATCATTAAAAAAGGTTAACAGACGAGGAttcaaaaaaagacaaaaaaagacaaacaaaGCGAACATACTGGAGGTACCTGATGAAATCGATTTTTTGTACGCCTATTCAACAGTTCTAGGTTATAATTCATGGCGAAATTTAAAGGAAGGTTCGTATTTTATTCAAGATGttgttaatgcttttaaaaaaaacacccaTAAAATGGACGTTGTTCGACTTTTAACACGCGTGAACGAAGAACTGAGCGAACACTcatttgaaaaagataataaaaaacaaatcggATCAATATCCTCTCATTTAcgaaaagatttgtttttaccACCAATTAATGGACCTATATAA
- the LOC136091277 gene encoding caspase-3-like isoform X1, whose amino-acid sequence MNIVILVLRLDTLHRITEGNKMGNLNNIKKRCNDTLNDTESLDVIDANPNKLKTTSTQSKERVSNTQEISEVLSRHKTYDFKKNYDDKIIFSHTQYFPNEPRIDLSKVDFKFNSDNFYNTNTFPRGTLTIINVKNFMKSSEMYKYPRDGTDVDADNLCDLFLKLGFKIDRFDNPKLTDVLEGLEKAANENYSSMSCCVVAVLTHGKEGELYSIDEALSIRKLTNIFCTEALANKPKFFLIQACRGGENMESLKKVNRRGFKKRQKKTNKANILEVPDEIDFLYAYSTVLGYNSWRNLKEGSYFIQDVVNAFKKNTHKMDVVRLLTRVNEELSEHSFEKDNKKQIGSISSHLRKDLFLPPINGPI is encoded by the coding sequence GTTCTAAGACTTGATACATTACATCGAATAACAGAAGGAAACAAAATGGGTAATctgaataacattaaaaagagaTGCAATGACACTTTGAATGACACTGAGTCTTTAGATGTTATTGATGCAAATCCAAACAAGCTTAAAACGACATCGACTCAAAGTAAAGAACGTGTTTCAAATACCCAAGAAATATCGGAAGTCTTAAGTAGACATAAAACGtacgattttaaaaagaattacgatgataaaataatattttcgcACACACAATATTTTCCCAATGAGCCAAGAATCGATTTATCGAAGGTTGATTTCAAGTTTAACTctgataacttttataatacCAACACTTTTCCAAGAGGaactttaacaataataaatgtaaaaaattttatgaaatcttCTGAAATGTATAAATACCCTAGAGATGGTACAGATGTTGATGCAGATAATTTATGTGATCTTTTCCtaaaattaggttttaaaataGATAGATTTGATAATCCCAAATTAACTGATGTATTAGAAGGACTGGAGAAGGCAGCAAATGAAAATTATTCATCAATGAGTTGTTGTGTGGTGGCAGTACTAACACATGGAAAGGAGGGGGAACTCTATTCCATAGACGAAGCTTTAAGTATAAGGAaactaacaaatattttttgcactGAAGCGTTAGCtaataaaccaaaattttttttaattcaagctTGTCGAGGAGGAGAAAATATGGAATCATTAAAAAAGGTTAACAGACGAGGAttcaaaaaaagacaaaaaaagacaaacaaaGCGAACATACTGGAGGTACCTGATGAAATCGATTTTTTGTACGCCTATTCAACAGTTCTAGGTTATAATTCATGGCGAAATTTAAAGGAAGGTTCGTATTTTATTCAAGATGttgttaatgcttttaaaaaaaacacccaTAAAATGGACGTTGTTCGACTTTTAACACGCGTGAACGAAGAACTGAGCGAACACTcatttgaaaaagataataaaaaacaaatcggATCAATATCCTCTCATTTAcgaaaagatttgtttttaccACCAATTAATGGACCTATATAA